A stretch of the Aegilops tauschii subsp. strangulata cultivar AL8/78 chromosome 4, Aet v6.0, whole genome shotgun sequence genome encodes the following:
- the LOC109733592 gene encoding L-type lectin-domain containing receptor kinase IX.1-like — translation MRYYSACLLPLSLLFYHADSLSFRYDFINTTNKVDFGALGDDCNISDHRADLTSISANNYTNNLGRLVYPKPMQLWDAATGETASFTTTFSFGMDAVPGEPVGHGMAFFLTSQVDVPSSLPAGSYGGYLGLFSPGATGSDQVVAVEFDTFRDEWDPSDHHIGVDLNNISSSGNYTTLPNDSFVGQVMSARIDYNSGTGQLDVMLHNGSSDGATHDLSVNVDLRSFLPEKVIVGFSAATNSERVALHYVLSWSFSSSLPLVSNSSPKSQARRTAVPLVAGVTVATVLALLLSTAVGVLLWRSRRQERSADDEDDDHDPWAIDEDLESGSGPRPFQLSKLTAATRNFSEETKLGQGASGSVYRGRVDELDVAIKVFSRGGSAQGKREYTAEVTVISRLRHRNLVHLIGWCDGREKLLLVYELVPNGSLDRHLYSAAAVLPWPARYKIILGLGAAVLYLHEEWGQCVVHGDIKPSNIMVDESFGAKLGDFGLSRLIDHGVGLQTMTAVAGTPGYLDPECIATGKASTESDVYSFGVVLLEVATGRRPMAPPPPGDTRIFRLVEWAWGMYGRGAVLDAADEALCGQLDAREVELVLVIGLWCAHPDARARPSIREAVEVLRSGMAARVPALPPRMPVAMYVQPDHPTEKFVADDASKANSRMSSHDYGRQPPAADDYQTLSTTSSIPPVGSKQSVRLLSGR, via the coding sequence ATGCGCTACTACTCAGCGTgtcttcttcctctctctctccttttcTACCATGCCGATTCCCTCAGCTTCCGGTACGACTTCATCAACACAACTAACAAGGTCGATTTCGGCGCGCTCGGGGACGACTGCAACATCAGCGATCACAGGGCCGACCTCACCAGTATAAGCGCCAATAACTACACCAACAACCTCGGCCGCCTGGTGTACCCCAAGCCGATGCAACTCTGGGACGCTGCCACCGGCGAGACGGCCAGCTTCACCACCACCTTCTCCTTCGGCATGGACGCCGTGCCGGGGGAGCCGGTTGGCCATGGCATGGCCTTCTTCCTCACCTCCCAAGTCGACGTCCCGTCTAGCCTACCCGCGGGGTCCTACGGCGGCTACCTCGGCCTCTTCAGTCCGGGCGCCACCGGCAGTGACCAAGTTGTCGCCGTGGAGTTCGACACGTTCAGGGACGAGTGGGACCCCAGCGACCATCACATCGGAGTCGATCTTAACAACATCAGCTCGTCCGGCAACTACACCACCTTGCCGAACGACAGCTTCGTCGGCCAGGTCATGTCCGCGCGGATCGACTACAACAGCGGCACGGGCCAGCTCGATGTCATGCTGCACAACGGCAGCAGCGACGGCGCGACCCATGATCTCAGCGTCAATGTTGACCTGCGAAGCTTCCTGCCGGAGAAGGTAATCGTCGGCTTTTCAGCGGCGACGAACTCAGAGCGGGTCGCGCTGCACTACGTGCTGTCCTGGTCCTTCAGCTCTTCGCTGCCGCTGGTTTCAAATTCATCTCCAAAATCACAAGCGCGGCGCACTGCAGTGCCGCTTGTGGCCGGTGTCACCGTGGCAACGGTGCTGGCTCTCCTACTAAGCACGGCGGTAGGGGTGCTGCTGTGGCGGTCGAGACGCCAGGAGCGCTCTgccgacgacgaagacgacgaccACGACCCGTGGGCGATCGACGAGGACCTCGAGTCAGGGTCGGGACCACGGCCGTTCCAGCTGAGCAAGCTGACGGCAGCGACGAGAAACTTCTCTGAGGAGACAAAGCTCGGGCAGGGCGCGTCCGGGTCGGTGTACCGCGGTCGCGTCGATGAGCTCGACGTCGCTATCAAGGTGTTCTCCAGGGGTGGCTCGGCGCAGGGGAAGCGAGAGTACACGGCGGAGGTCACCGTCATCAGCCGGCTGCGCCACCGCAACCTGGTGCATCTCATAGGCTGGTGCGACGGCCGCGAGAAGCTCCTCCTCGTCTACGAGCTCGTGCCCAACGGAAGCCTCGACCGGCACCTCTATAGCGCAGCGGCGGTGCTGCCATGGCCGGCGAGGTACAAGATCATTCTCGGGCTCGGCGCCGCCGTGCTGTACCTGCACGAGGAGTGGGGCCAGTGCGTCGTCCACGGCGACATAAAGCCGAGCAACATTATGGTCGACGAATCCTTTGGCGCCAAGCTAGGCGACTTCGGCCTCTCACGGCTCATCGACCATGGCGTCGGCCTGCAGACCATGACGGCCGTGGCCGGCACGCCCGGATACCTCGACCCGGAGTGCATCGCCACGGGGAAGGCGAGCACCGAGTCCGACGTGTACAGCTTCGGCGTCGTGCTCCTGGAGGTCGCCACCGGCAGGCGGCccatggcgccgccgccgccgggcgaCACGAGGATCTTCCGGCTGGTGGAGTGGGCATGGGGAATGTATGGTCGCGGCGCGGTGCTGGACGCGGCCGACGAGGCGCTGTGCGGGCAGCTTGACGCTCGGGAGGTGGAGCTCGTGCTGGTGATCGGGTTGTGGTGCGCGCACCCCGACGCCAGGGCGCGGCCGAGCATCAGGGAAGCAGTCGAGGTGCTGCGCTCGGGGATGGCCGCCAGGGTGCCAGCGCTGCCCCCTCGGATGCCCGTGGCCATGTACGTGCAGCCTGACCATCCGACTGAGAAGTTTGTCGCGGACGACGCGTCGAAGGCAAACAGCAGGATGAGCTCTCACGATTACGGCCGCCAGCCTCCGGCCGCCGACGACTACCAGACGCTGTCTACCACCTCGAGCATTCCTCCCGTTGGGTCAAAACAGTCGGTTCGTTTGCTGAGCGGTAGGTAG